TGTACACCGAGCGGCTGGATGAGTAATTGCGCCGGCTAAATCACATACCTCTGTGGGAACGGACTGCTGTGGTGATGGACATCTGTGGCGAGGGGGCTTGCCCCCGTTGGGTCGCGAAGCGGCCCTAAAAGCTTTGCGACTGCTTCGCAGCCGAACGGGGGCAAGCCCCCTCGCCACAAAGGCTCCCTCACCACAAAGGCTCGCTCCCACAAGTGTTTTGCGTTTTCAATTCAACGCCGTGTAATCACCACCTCCAGGTATTCACTGGGCACCACCAGCGACCGTTCCCCCGCCCGGTTCAGGCGATTCAGCAGTTCGGTCAGGTCGTTTTCCAGGGCCGCGCCCTCTTCGGGTGGCAGGGTCGCAAAGGCCTTGTGAACCGGCCCATACCAGGTACGGAAGGTGTCGATCCAGTGCGCGGCCGAGCGATAGCGGAAGTTGAACAACCGCCGCGTCACCTGGAGCTGGAAGTCGCGCTGGTCGAAGTGCGAGTTTAACCAGGCTTCGGTGCCCCAGTTCGAAGGTGGTTGCGCTCCCGGCGGTGGCGGCATGTGGCGGCCCAGGGTCTTGAATACCTGGCCGATGTAGCCTTCAGGCGTCCAGTTGGCAAGGCCGATCCGCCCGCCAGGGCGGCACACCCGCGCCAGTTCCGCTGCAGCCTTGGGCTGATCCGGCGTAAACATCACACCAAAGGTCGAAAGCACGGCATCGAAACTGGCGTCCTCGAACGGTAAGTCCTCGGCATCGGCCACCTGAAAAGTCACGTCCAGATGTTCCGCCCGTGCGCGGTCTTCGCCGCGTTCAAGCAGCTTGGCCACGTAGTCAGTGGACGTGACCTTGCAGCCCCGGCGCGCAGCGGCGAGCGTTGCGTTACCGTTGCCGGCGGCGACGTCCAGCACCTGCTCATCACAGAGCAAGTCGCAGGCTTCGGCCAGTTGTTCACCGACGATCTGTAAGGTGGTGCCGATCACGGTGTAGTCGCCGCTGGCCCACGTGGCCATTTGACGGTTTTTCAGGGCAGTGAGGTCAATGGGTGTGCTCATGAAGTCTGCTCCGTTGCGGGTTGGAACGCGTCCCGGTTCACTCCGCCGTGGTGGGATCGATGATGTTCATGACCCGGGAAACGCTGTTGATGGGAAATTCACCCTTTTTGGCGTGCTCCCTGATCAGTCCCTCGTTCGGCGCGATGTACACGCAGTAAATCTTGTCGCCAGTGATGTAACTCTCCAACCACTGCACCTCTGGCCCCATCTCGCGCAATACATCGCAGGATTTTTGCGAAATCGCTTTGAGCTCTTGTTGTGGCAGTCCGCCGGCACCCGGAAGCTCGCGTTCAATAATGTATTTAGGCATGGCAACTTCCTTTTCTTGATGGTGATGACAGGGTCAACAATGATCCCGTCGTCCACAAACTATCGCTCCCGGATACGCCGACGTCCTGCCGATCGTCCGGAGAGCTCACGAAATATGGCATTCTCCGATGCATGGTCACCTATCTGTAACGACGCATTAACACCCAAGTGCCCGGATTGCCGATACGCCATGAATCAGCTCTTATAAGCCACCGACTTTTGGAAAGGATTCCCCATGCCTCGACTGGACTGGCTCGCCCACCATATGCACCACAGCGACACCTTTGCCTCATGGATTCACCAGCAGTTCGACTACGAATACGCCGACCAGCCCTTGCCTCACTGGCAACGGGAATTCGCTGACGGCCAAACCAATGGCCGCTGGCAATGCTTGATCGCCCAGGACGGAGATCAACTGCTGGGTGGCGCTGCGCTGGCCATGGCCGATCTGGCTCAACGGCCTGACCTGGGCCCTTGGCTGGCCTGTGTGTTCATCACACCCGAAGCGAGGGGAAAAGGATTGGCCGAGCGTTTGATCGAAGGGATATGCGCAAAGGCCAAGGAAAATGGTGTAGCGAGGATCTACCTGCACACCCACGACCAGAGCGCCTACTACACCAGACGCGGGTGGACGGTACTGGAGCGCTTTCAGGCTTGGGAAAAAGACCAATGGCTCATGGTGAGGGACCTGTGAGCCATTGATGAACGGTTATGCGGCAGGCGCTTTGGCCTCTTCCAGCAGTTGCCGAATCATCTGTTCCTGAGTCTCGTAGCGGCCCTCACCAAAGTGGGTGTAACGCACCTGGCCCTTGGCATCGATCAGGTAATGAGCGGGCCAGTACTGGTTGTCAAAGGCGCGCCAGATCGCGTAGTTGTTGTCGATCGCCACCGGGTAGGTGATACCGAGTTTTTTCACCTGATCGCGGACGTTGTCAATGATGCGTTCGTAACCGTACTCCGGGGTGTGCACGCCGATTACGACCAGGCCGTCCTTCTCGTATTTCTTCGCCCAGTCCTTCACGTAGGGCAAGGTGTGCTGGCAGTTGATGCAGTCGTATGTCCAGAAGTCCACCAGCACCACTTTGCCGCGCAGGGAATCGTTACTTAGCGCTGGCGAGTTGAGCCATTCGACTGCGCCGGAAAGTGACGGCATCGCGCCTTTGGCCGCGTCCATGGTCGAGTCGGCCTTGACCTTGCTGATGAAGTAATCGACCACTTTCGGTACGGTTTCCAGCACGTGCTGTTCAACCGTGGTGACGCCTTCGGATGAGGTGCTGGCGAGCAGCTTGTTGTCAGCGCCGGTGGAGATAACGGCTGCGGCGACCAACACCGCAGCCCCCGTGCCGCGACGCAGCCAACCGGTGAGCGGAATCGACGGTTTCAAGCGATTGACCAGGCCGCGACCGGCGAAGATCAAAGTGCCCAGGGACAACGCGCTGCCCAGGCCGTACGCCACCAGCAGCAGACTGGTCTGAGCGTTGGCGCCTTGCAGCATCGCGCCGGTGAGAATCACCCCGAGGATCGGCCCGGCACACGGCGCCCAGAGCAGACCGGTGGCGACGCCGATCATCACCGAGCCTAACGGGCCAGACATTTTGCGAGTGTCGGGATCGAGGCGATTGCCCAACAGCACGAACGGGCGCGCCAGCCAACCGCCGACCCGTGCGGAGATCAGCGACAGGGCGAACAGCACCATCACAATCAGTGCCACATGGCGGCCAGTGTTGTTGGCTTGTACCACCCAATCGCTGCTGACCACGGCCAGGCTGGAGATCAGGGCGAAAGTCAGGGCCATGCCGCCGAGGGTGAGCAGGATCGAAGAACGCGTGCGTTTAACACCGGCAAACAGAAACGGCACGACCGGGAGGATGCAGGGGCTGAGGACAGTCAAAATGCCGCCCAGGAAAGCGATGAGAAACATGGGGATCACCTTGAGATACGATCCATGTGGGAGCGAGCCTTTGTGGCGAGGGGGCTTGTCGGAACGCCGCATCGCCCCGTTGGGGCGCGAAGCACCCCTGAAATCAGCCACCGCGATCTTGAATTAGAAAGCAGTGACCGGTTCACGACTGCTTCGCAGGCGAACGGGGCGATGCGGCGTTCCGACAAGCCCCCTCGCCACAAAGGCTCGCTCCCACACTGGAAATGTTGAGTTCATAGGAACAGTGGCTGGCTTCAAGCCGCCTGGTTGTCCAACTGCTGGCCCTGTGGCGTGCGGCTGTAGCCATTCTCTGCGACCAGTTGCCCTTGCGGCGTGCGGCTCGAACCATCCTCAGTCAGCAGCGGAGTCAGTTGGAAGCAGGTGCTGCTGCCACAGGTATTTTGTTCAACCGCGGCGTTGGCATGGGCGGCGGCGCCAGCTACGGAGAAAACGATGGCGGTCAAAAAGCGGGTGACGTTGTTCATGATGTTCTTCCTGTTTCAAAGGGGATGGGCAATGGGGAGTCGAAGGACTCAGTTGCCTTCGTTGCAGCCGTCAGCGAATTTGCTGTAATCCAGAACCTGGGTTTTTCCTTGGGAATCCAGGTAGGTCATCCGGGCATTCACAATCCCGCAGGCAGGTGTGGCGTCCTGTTTCATCGACAGCACTTTCTGGATGTCCAGGTGCGTGCCGTAGGTGTAGGTTTGAGGGGTTACATCGGCTTCGGCGCGGGCCGACAAAGTGCAGATGTTCAAGGCAGCAAACAGGCAGGCGGCGTAGACGGCTTTGGTGTTCATGGTGGTTTCCTCAGAGCTTCAATAGGTCAATCGTTGATTGAGCGAGGCGGTTTGGGTTTGCCTCGATGGAACCTATTTGAAACCCGCGAGGTATCTCGTCTGTGTCCAGAACAGGCGCGGGTAAATCGCTGTGTATCTGTGCCTGCTTGCGATACACAGCGATACAAAACGCCCGAAATCGCAATGCTAGTCTTGAGTCCGTGAGAAACCTGTGGCGAGGGAGCTTGCTCCCGCTTGAGTGCGTAGCACTCACAAAAATCGGCGATTGTTATCAGATCTTTGGGGCCGCTACGCAGCCCAACGCGAGCAAGCTCGCTCGCCACAAAGGTAGGCTTGACTGAAGAGTCGCGCTTAAGTGAACAACATCGCCCTGAAATCGGCTGCTTTTTGCGTCCCCGTGTATCCGCCGATACTCCAGATACACTGCAATACAATCGACGGCAGGCGAGCGGGCCAAGGCTCGATAGACTGCGTGACAACTCCCATTCAAGAGGCTTGGTCACCATGGAACACGTCGATCACATTCTCATCGTGGACGATGACCGCGAGATCCGGGAACTGGTAGGCAACTACCTGAAAAAGAACGGCCTGCGCACCACCGTGGTAGCGGATGGACGGCAGATGCGCTCGTTTCTGGAGTCCACGCCGGTGGACCTGATCGTGCTCGACATCATGATGCCGGGCGACGATGGCCTGGTGCTCTGCCGCGAGTTGCGCGCAGGCAAACACAAAGCCACGCCGGTGCTGATGCTCACCGCTCGCAACGATGAAACCGACCGCATCATCGGCCTGGAAATGGGCGCCGACGATTACCTGGTAAAACCGTTCGCCGCCCGTGAATTGCTCGCCCGTATCAACGCTGTGCTGCGACGCACGCGGATGCTGCCGCCGAACCTGGTGATTACCGAAAGCGGTCGCCTGCTGGCATTCGGTCGCTGGCGCCTGGACACCTCGGCCCGGCATCTGCTGGATGAGGACGGCACCATGGTCGCCCTCAGCGGCGCGGAATATCG
The Pseudomonas lini DNA segment above includes these coding regions:
- a CDS encoding cytochrome c biogenesis protein DipZ, which translates into the protein MFLIAFLGGILTVLSPCILPVVPFLFAGVKRTRSSILLTLGGMALTFALISSLAVVSSDWVVQANNTGRHVALIVMVLFALSLISARVGGWLARPFVLLGNRLDPDTRKMSGPLGSVMIGVATGLLWAPCAGPILGVILTGAMLQGANAQTSLLLVAYGLGSALSLGTLIFAGRGLVNRLKPSIPLTGWLRRGTGAAVLVAAAVISTGADNKLLASTSSEGVTTVEQHVLETVPKVVDYFISKVKADSTMDAAKGAMPSLSGAVEWLNSPALSNDSLRGKVVLVDFWTYDCINCQHTLPYVKDWAKKYEKDGLVVIGVHTPEYGYERIIDNVRDQVKKLGITYPVAIDNNYAIWRAFDNQYWPAHYLIDAKGQVRYTHFGEGRYETQEQMIRQLLEEAKAPAA
- a CDS encoding class I SAM-dependent methyltransferase gives rise to the protein MSTPIDLTALKNRQMATWASGDYTVIGTTLQIVGEQLAEACDLLCDEQVLDVAAGNGNATLAAARRGCKVTSTDYVAKLLERGEDRARAEHLDVTFQVADAEDLPFEDASFDAVLSTFGVMFTPDQPKAAAELARVCRPGGRIGLANWTPEGYIGQVFKTLGRHMPPPPGAQPPSNWGTEAWLNSHFDQRDFQLQVTRRLFNFRYRSAAHWIDTFRTWYGPVHKAFATLPPEEGAALENDLTELLNRLNRAGERSLVVPSEYLEVVITRR
- a CDS encoding DUF4242 domain-containing protein, coding for MPKYIIERELPGAGGLPQQELKAISQKSCDVLREMGPEVQWLESYITGDKIYCVYIAPNEGLIREHAKKGEFPINSVSRVMNIIDPTTAE
- a CDS encoding GNAT family N-acetyltransferase, with amino-acid sequence MPRLDWLAHHMHHSDTFASWIHQQFDYEYADQPLPHWQREFADGQTNGRWQCLIAQDGDQLLGGAALAMADLAQRPDLGPWLACVFITPEARGKGLAERLIEGICAKAKENGVARIYLHTHDQSAYYTRRGWTVLERFQAWEKDQWLMVRDL
- a CDS encoding response regulator, which translates into the protein MEHVDHILIVDDDREIRELVGNYLKKNGLRTTVVADGRQMRSFLESTPVDLIVLDIMMPGDDGLVLCRELRAGKHKATPVLMLTARNDETDRIIGLEMGADDYLVKPFAARELLARINAVLRRTRMLPPNLVITESGRLLAFGRWRLDTSARHLLDEDGTMVALSGAEYRLLRVFLDHPQRVLNRDQLLNLTQGRDADLFDRSIDLLVSRLRQRLLDDAREPAYIKTVRSEGYVFSLPVEVLGAPS
- a CDS encoding DUF2790 domain-containing protein; translated protein: MNTKAVYAACLFAALNICTLSARAEADVTPQTYTYGTHLDIQKVLSMKQDATPACGIVNARMTYLDSQGKTQVLDYSKFADGCNEGN